One region of Manis pentadactyla isolate mManPen7 chromosome 9, mManPen7.hap1, whole genome shotgun sequence genomic DNA includes:
- the MUS81 gene encoding crossover junction endonuclease MUS81 isoform X2: MAAPVRLGRKRPLPVCPNPLFVRWLSEWRDEAASRGRRTQFLFQKALRSLRRYPLPLRSGKEAKILRHFGDGLCRMLDERLQQHQASGGDHADPPPGAKSPAPGGPTAGVPDSSMPIPAQHKAGGSSSSWPARHSGARAVLLLLYREHLSPSGHSFLTKEELLQKCAQKAPKVALGSARPWPALRSLLQRNLVLRTHRPARYSLTPEGLELAQKLAESEGLSSLTVGIGPEQPPGEEPEVPGAASAELGSSKGSIQQPPLELGPGEYRVLLCVDIGETKGAGHRSELLHQLQRLHVTHMVRKLHVGDFVWVAQETRPRNPARPGELVLDHIVERKRLDDLCSSIIDGRFREQKFRLKRCGLGHRVYLVEEYGSVHKLSLPESTLLQAVTNTQVIDGFFVKRTADIKESAAYLALLTRGLQRFYQGRALRSRPWGTPEDAESGARPSPDPVCSLLTFNDFNAGAIKNKAQSVQDVFARQLMQVRGVSGEKAAALVDRFSTPARNLGPALSRTLSQLYCSPGPLT; this comes from the exons ATGGCAGCGCCGGTCCGCCTGGGCCGGAAACGCCCGCTGCCTGTGTGCCCCAATCCGCTTTTCGTACGCTGGCTGAGCGAGTGGCGGGACGAGGCAGCCAGCAGGGGGCGCCGCACTCAATTCTTGTTTCAGAAG GCGCTGCGCTCCCTCCGGCGGTACCCACTGCCTCTGCGCAGCGGCAAGGAAGCTAAGATCCTGCGGCACTTCGGAGACGGGCTCTGCCGGATGCTGGACGAGCGACTGCAGCAGCACCAAGCGTCAGGCG GTGACCATGCGGATCCACCACCTGGAGCAAAGAGTCCAGCCCCAGGAGGGCCAACTGCCGGAGTCCCAGACTCTTCCATGCCA ATTCCAGCCCAGCACAAAGCCGGAGGCTCTAGCAGCAGCTGGCCAGCTCGGCACTCGGGAGCGCGAGCAGTACTGTTGCTGCTCTACAGGGAGCACCTG AGTCCTAGTGGCCACAGCTTCCTAACCAAGGAGGAGTTGCTGCAGAAGTGTGCACAGAAGGCTCCCAAG GTGGCCCTTGGGAGTGCTCGACCGTGGCCAGCCCTCCGCTCCCTCCTGCAGAGGAACCTGGTCCTCAGGACACACAGACCAGCCAG GTACTCATTGACCCCGGAGGGTCTGGAGTTGGCCCAGAAGCTGGCCGAGTCAGAGGGCCTGAGTTCACTGACTGTGGGCATTGGGCCAGAGCAGCCCCCCGGGGAGGAGCCGGAAGTGCCAGGAGCAGCCTCGGCTGAGCT AGGCTCCAGCAAAGGGAGTATTCAGCAGCCTCCACTGGAGCTGGGGCCTGGAGAGTACAGGGTGCTGTTGTGTGTGGACATTGGCGAGACCAAGGG GGCAGGACATAGGTCAGAGCTGCTCCACCAGCTGCAGCGGCTGCACGTGACCCACATGGTGCGTAAGCTGCATGTTGGGGACTTTGTGTGGGTGGCACAGGAAACCCGGCCTAGAAATCCAG CGAGGCCTGGGGAGCTAGTCCTGGACCACATTGTGGAGCGCAAGCGACTGGATGACCTGTGCAGCAGCATCATTGATGGCCGCTTCCGGGAGCAGAAG TTCCGGCTGAAGCGCTGTGGCCTAGGGCACCGAGTGTACCTGGTGGAGGAATATGGCTCAGTGCACAAGCTCAGCCTTCCCGAGAGCACGCTGCTACAGGCTGTCACCAATACTCAG GTCATCGATGGATTCTTTGTGAAGCGCACAGCAGACATTAAGGAGTCAGCTGCCTATCTGGCCCTCCTGACACGGGGCCTTCAGAGATTCTATCAG GGCCGTGCCCTCCGCAGTCGCCCCTGGGGAACCCCAGAGGATGCTGAATCAGGGGCCAGGCCCTCCCCAGATCCTGTCTGTTCACTCCTCACCTTCAATGACTTCAACGCAGGAGCCATCAAGAACAAG GCCCAGTCAGTGCAGGACGTGTTTGCCAGGCAGCTGATGCAGGTGCGTGGAGTGAGTGGGgagaaagcagcagccctggTGGATCGGTTCAGCACCCCTGCCAG GAATCTGGGGCCTGCTTTGAGCAGGACCTTGTCCCAGCTCTACTGCAGCCCCGGCCCCCTGACCTGA
- the MUS81 gene encoding crossover junction endonuclease MUS81 isoform X5: MAAPVRLGRKRPLPVCPNPLFVRWLSEWRDEAASRGRRTQFLFQKALRSLRRYPLPLRSGKEAKILRHFGDGLCRMLDERLQQHQASGGDHADPPPGAKSPAPGGPTAGVPDSSMPIPAQHKAGGSSSSWPARHSGARAVLLLLYREHLSPSGHSFLTKEELLQKCAQKAPKVALGSARPWPALRSLLQRNLVLRTHRPARGSSKGSIQQPPLELGPGEYRVLLCVDIGETKGAGHRSELLHQLQRLHVTHMVRKLHVGDFVWVAQETRPRNPARPGELVLDHIVERKRLDDLCSSIIDGRFREQKFRLKRCGLGHRVYLVEEYGSVHKLSLPESTLLQAVTNTQVIDGFFVKRTADIKESAAYLALLTRGLQRFYQGRALRSRPWGTPEDAESGARPSPDPVCSLLTFNDFNAGAIKNKAQSVQDVFARQLMQVRGVSGEKAAALVDRFSTPASLLAAYDSCATPKEQEMMLSTIKCGQLQRNLGPALSRTLSQLYCSPGPLT, encoded by the exons ATGGCAGCGCCGGTCCGCCTGGGCCGGAAACGCCCGCTGCCTGTGTGCCCCAATCCGCTTTTCGTACGCTGGCTGAGCGAGTGGCGGGACGAGGCAGCCAGCAGGGGGCGCCGCACTCAATTCTTGTTTCAGAAG GCGCTGCGCTCCCTCCGGCGGTACCCACTGCCTCTGCGCAGCGGCAAGGAAGCTAAGATCCTGCGGCACTTCGGAGACGGGCTCTGCCGGATGCTGGACGAGCGACTGCAGCAGCACCAAGCGTCAGGCG GTGACCATGCGGATCCACCACCTGGAGCAAAGAGTCCAGCCCCAGGAGGGCCAACTGCCGGAGTCCCAGACTCTTCCATGCCA ATTCCAGCCCAGCACAAAGCCGGAGGCTCTAGCAGCAGCTGGCCAGCTCGGCACTCGGGAGCGCGAGCAGTACTGTTGCTGCTCTACAGGGAGCACCTG AGTCCTAGTGGCCACAGCTTCCTAACCAAGGAGGAGTTGCTGCAGAAGTGTGCACAGAAGGCTCCCAAG GTGGCCCTTGGGAGTGCTCGACCGTGGCCAGCCCTCCGCTCCCTCCTGCAGAGGAACCTGGTCCTCAGGACACACAGACCAGCCAG AGGCTCCAGCAAAGGGAGTATTCAGCAGCCTCCACTGGAGCTGGGGCCTGGAGAGTACAGGGTGCTGTTGTGTGTGGACATTGGCGAGACCAAGGG GGCAGGACATAGGTCAGAGCTGCTCCACCAGCTGCAGCGGCTGCACGTGACCCACATGGTGCGTAAGCTGCATGTTGGGGACTTTGTGTGGGTGGCACAGGAAACCCGGCCTAGAAATCCAG CGAGGCCTGGGGAGCTAGTCCTGGACCACATTGTGGAGCGCAAGCGACTGGATGACCTGTGCAGCAGCATCATTGATGGCCGCTTCCGGGAGCAGAAG TTCCGGCTGAAGCGCTGTGGCCTAGGGCACCGAGTGTACCTGGTGGAGGAATATGGCTCAGTGCACAAGCTCAGCCTTCCCGAGAGCACGCTGCTACAGGCTGTCACCAATACTCAG GTCATCGATGGATTCTTTGTGAAGCGCACAGCAGACATTAAGGAGTCAGCTGCCTATCTGGCCCTCCTGACACGGGGCCTTCAGAGATTCTATCAG GGCCGTGCCCTCCGCAGTCGCCCCTGGGGAACCCCAGAGGATGCTGAATCAGGGGCCAGGCCCTCCCCAGATCCTGTCTGTTCACTCCTCACCTTCAATGACTTCAACGCAGGAGCCATCAAGAACAAG GCCCAGTCAGTGCAGGACGTGTTTGCCAGGCAGCTGATGCAGGTGCGTGGAGTGAGTGGGgagaaagcagcagccctggTGGATCGGTTCAGCACCCCTGCCAG CCTACTGGCCGCCTATGATTCCTGTGCCACCCCCAAGGAACAGGAGATGATGCTGAGCACCATCAAGTGTGGGCAGCTACAGAG GAATCTGGGGCCTGCTTTGAGCAGGACCTTGTCCCAGCTCTACTGCAGCCCCGGCCCCCTGACCTGA
- the MUS81 gene encoding crossover junction endonuclease MUS81 isoform X3: MAAPVRLGRKRPLPVCPNPLFVRWLSEWRDEAASRGRRTQFLFQKALRSLRRYPLPLRSGKEAKILRHFGDGLCRMLDERLQQHQASGGDHADPPPGAKSPAPGGPTAGVPDSSMPIPAQHKAGGSSSSWPARHSGARAVLLLLYREHLSPSGHSFLTKEELLQKCAQKAPKVALGSARPWPALRSLLQRNLVLRTHRPARYSLTPEGLELAQKLAESEGLSSLTVGIGPEQPPGEEPEVPGAASAELAGHRSELLHQLQRLHVTHMVRKLHVGDFVWVAQETRPRNPARPGELVLDHIVERKRLDDLCSSIIDGRFREQKFRLKRCGLGHRVYLVEEYGSVHKLSLPESTLLQAVTNTQVIDGFFVKRTADIKESAAYLALLTRGLQRFYQGRALRSRPWGTPEDAESGARPSPDPVCSLLTFNDFNAGAIKNKAQSVQDVFARQLMQVRGVSGEKAAALVDRFSTPASLLAAYDSCATPKEQEMMLSTIKCGQLQRNLGPALSRTLSQLYCSPGPLT; the protein is encoded by the exons ATGGCAGCGCCGGTCCGCCTGGGCCGGAAACGCCCGCTGCCTGTGTGCCCCAATCCGCTTTTCGTACGCTGGCTGAGCGAGTGGCGGGACGAGGCAGCCAGCAGGGGGCGCCGCACTCAATTCTTGTTTCAGAAG GCGCTGCGCTCCCTCCGGCGGTACCCACTGCCTCTGCGCAGCGGCAAGGAAGCTAAGATCCTGCGGCACTTCGGAGACGGGCTCTGCCGGATGCTGGACGAGCGACTGCAGCAGCACCAAGCGTCAGGCG GTGACCATGCGGATCCACCACCTGGAGCAAAGAGTCCAGCCCCAGGAGGGCCAACTGCCGGAGTCCCAGACTCTTCCATGCCA ATTCCAGCCCAGCACAAAGCCGGAGGCTCTAGCAGCAGCTGGCCAGCTCGGCACTCGGGAGCGCGAGCAGTACTGTTGCTGCTCTACAGGGAGCACCTG AGTCCTAGTGGCCACAGCTTCCTAACCAAGGAGGAGTTGCTGCAGAAGTGTGCACAGAAGGCTCCCAAG GTGGCCCTTGGGAGTGCTCGACCGTGGCCAGCCCTCCGCTCCCTCCTGCAGAGGAACCTGGTCCTCAGGACACACAGACCAGCCAG GTACTCATTGACCCCGGAGGGTCTGGAGTTGGCCCAGAAGCTGGCCGAGTCAGAGGGCCTGAGTTCACTGACTGTGGGCATTGGGCCAGAGCAGCCCCCCGGGGAGGAGCCGGAAGTGCCAGGAGCAGCCTCGGCTGAGCT GGCAGGACATAGGTCAGAGCTGCTCCACCAGCTGCAGCGGCTGCACGTGACCCACATGGTGCGTAAGCTGCATGTTGGGGACTTTGTGTGGGTGGCACAGGAAACCCGGCCTAGAAATCCAG CGAGGCCTGGGGAGCTAGTCCTGGACCACATTGTGGAGCGCAAGCGACTGGATGACCTGTGCAGCAGCATCATTGATGGCCGCTTCCGGGAGCAGAAG TTCCGGCTGAAGCGCTGTGGCCTAGGGCACCGAGTGTACCTGGTGGAGGAATATGGCTCAGTGCACAAGCTCAGCCTTCCCGAGAGCACGCTGCTACAGGCTGTCACCAATACTCAG GTCATCGATGGATTCTTTGTGAAGCGCACAGCAGACATTAAGGAGTCAGCTGCCTATCTGGCCCTCCTGACACGGGGCCTTCAGAGATTCTATCAG GGCCGTGCCCTCCGCAGTCGCCCCTGGGGAACCCCAGAGGATGCTGAATCAGGGGCCAGGCCCTCCCCAGATCCTGTCTGTTCACTCCTCACCTTCAATGACTTCAACGCAGGAGCCATCAAGAACAAG GCCCAGTCAGTGCAGGACGTGTTTGCCAGGCAGCTGATGCAGGTGCGTGGAGTGAGTGGGgagaaagcagcagccctggTGGATCGGTTCAGCACCCCTGCCAG CCTACTGGCCGCCTATGATTCCTGTGCCACCCCCAAGGAACAGGAGATGATGCTGAGCACCATCAAGTGTGGGCAGCTACAGAG GAATCTGGGGCCTGCTTTGAGCAGGACCTTGTCCCAGCTCTACTGCAGCCCCGGCCCCCTGACCTGA
- the MUS81 gene encoding crossover junction endonuclease MUS81 isoform X1 produces MAAPVRLGRKRPLPVCPNPLFVRWLSEWRDEAASRGRRTQFLFQKALRSLRRYPLPLRSGKEAKILRHFGDGLCRMLDERLQQHQASGGDHADPPPGAKSPAPGGPTAGVPDSSMPIPAQHKAGGSSSSWPARHSGARAVLLLLYREHLSPSGHSFLTKEELLQKCAQKAPKVALGSARPWPALRSLLQRNLVLRTHRPARYSLTPEGLELAQKLAESEGLSSLTVGIGPEQPPGEEPEVPGAASAELGSSKGSIQQPPLELGPGEYRVLLCVDIGETKGAGHRSELLHQLQRLHVTHMVRKLHVGDFVWVAQETRPRNPARPGELVLDHIVERKRLDDLCSSIIDGRFREQKFRLKRCGLGHRVYLVEEYGSVHKLSLPESTLLQAVTNTQVIDGFFVKRTADIKESAAYLALLTRGLQRFYQGRALRSRPWGTPEDAESGARPSPDPVCSLLTFNDFNAGAIKNKAQSVQDVFARQLMQVRGVSGEKAAALVDRFSTPASLLAAYDSCATPKEQEMMLSTIKCGQLQRNLGPALSRTLSQLYCSPGPLT; encoded by the exons ATGGCAGCGCCGGTCCGCCTGGGCCGGAAACGCCCGCTGCCTGTGTGCCCCAATCCGCTTTTCGTACGCTGGCTGAGCGAGTGGCGGGACGAGGCAGCCAGCAGGGGGCGCCGCACTCAATTCTTGTTTCAGAAG GCGCTGCGCTCCCTCCGGCGGTACCCACTGCCTCTGCGCAGCGGCAAGGAAGCTAAGATCCTGCGGCACTTCGGAGACGGGCTCTGCCGGATGCTGGACGAGCGACTGCAGCAGCACCAAGCGTCAGGCG GTGACCATGCGGATCCACCACCTGGAGCAAAGAGTCCAGCCCCAGGAGGGCCAACTGCCGGAGTCCCAGACTCTTCCATGCCA ATTCCAGCCCAGCACAAAGCCGGAGGCTCTAGCAGCAGCTGGCCAGCTCGGCACTCGGGAGCGCGAGCAGTACTGTTGCTGCTCTACAGGGAGCACCTG AGTCCTAGTGGCCACAGCTTCCTAACCAAGGAGGAGTTGCTGCAGAAGTGTGCACAGAAGGCTCCCAAG GTGGCCCTTGGGAGTGCTCGACCGTGGCCAGCCCTCCGCTCCCTCCTGCAGAGGAACCTGGTCCTCAGGACACACAGACCAGCCAG GTACTCATTGACCCCGGAGGGTCTGGAGTTGGCCCAGAAGCTGGCCGAGTCAGAGGGCCTGAGTTCACTGACTGTGGGCATTGGGCCAGAGCAGCCCCCCGGGGAGGAGCCGGAAGTGCCAGGAGCAGCCTCGGCTGAGCT AGGCTCCAGCAAAGGGAGTATTCAGCAGCCTCCACTGGAGCTGGGGCCTGGAGAGTACAGGGTGCTGTTGTGTGTGGACATTGGCGAGACCAAGGG GGCAGGACATAGGTCAGAGCTGCTCCACCAGCTGCAGCGGCTGCACGTGACCCACATGGTGCGTAAGCTGCATGTTGGGGACTTTGTGTGGGTGGCACAGGAAACCCGGCCTAGAAATCCAG CGAGGCCTGGGGAGCTAGTCCTGGACCACATTGTGGAGCGCAAGCGACTGGATGACCTGTGCAGCAGCATCATTGATGGCCGCTTCCGGGAGCAGAAG TTCCGGCTGAAGCGCTGTGGCCTAGGGCACCGAGTGTACCTGGTGGAGGAATATGGCTCAGTGCACAAGCTCAGCCTTCCCGAGAGCACGCTGCTACAGGCTGTCACCAATACTCAG GTCATCGATGGATTCTTTGTGAAGCGCACAGCAGACATTAAGGAGTCAGCTGCCTATCTGGCCCTCCTGACACGGGGCCTTCAGAGATTCTATCAG GGCCGTGCCCTCCGCAGTCGCCCCTGGGGAACCCCAGAGGATGCTGAATCAGGGGCCAGGCCCTCCCCAGATCCTGTCTGTTCACTCCTCACCTTCAATGACTTCAACGCAGGAGCCATCAAGAACAAG GCCCAGTCAGTGCAGGACGTGTTTGCCAGGCAGCTGATGCAGGTGCGTGGAGTGAGTGGGgagaaagcagcagccctggTGGATCGGTTCAGCACCCCTGCCAG CCTACTGGCCGCCTATGATTCCTGTGCCACCCCCAAGGAACAGGAGATGATGCTGAGCACCATCAAGTGTGGGCAGCTACAGAG GAATCTGGGGCCTGCTTTGAGCAGGACCTTGTCCCAGCTCTACTGCAGCCCCGGCCCCCTGACCTGA
- the MUS81 gene encoding crossover junction endonuclease MUS81 isoform X4, protein MAAPVRLGRKRPLPVCPNPLFVRWLSEWRDEAASRGRRTQFLFQKALRSLRRYPLPLRSGKEAKILRHFGDGLCRMLDERLQQHQASGGDHADPPPGAKSPAPGGPTAGVPDSSMPSPSGHSFLTKEELLQKCAQKAPKVALGSARPWPALRSLLQRNLVLRTHRPARYSLTPEGLELAQKLAESEGLSSLTVGIGPEQPPGEEPEVPGAASAELGSSKGSIQQPPLELGPGEYRVLLCVDIGETKGAGHRSELLHQLQRLHVTHMVRKLHVGDFVWVAQETRPRNPARPGELVLDHIVERKRLDDLCSSIIDGRFREQKFRLKRCGLGHRVYLVEEYGSVHKLSLPESTLLQAVTNTQVIDGFFVKRTADIKESAAYLALLTRGLQRFYQGRALRSRPWGTPEDAESGARPSPDPVCSLLTFNDFNAGAIKNKAQSVQDVFARQLMQVRGVSGEKAAALVDRFSTPASLLAAYDSCATPKEQEMMLSTIKCGQLQRNLGPALSRTLSQLYCSPGPLT, encoded by the exons ATGGCAGCGCCGGTCCGCCTGGGCCGGAAACGCCCGCTGCCTGTGTGCCCCAATCCGCTTTTCGTACGCTGGCTGAGCGAGTGGCGGGACGAGGCAGCCAGCAGGGGGCGCCGCACTCAATTCTTGTTTCAGAAG GCGCTGCGCTCCCTCCGGCGGTACCCACTGCCTCTGCGCAGCGGCAAGGAAGCTAAGATCCTGCGGCACTTCGGAGACGGGCTCTGCCGGATGCTGGACGAGCGACTGCAGCAGCACCAAGCGTCAGGCG GTGACCATGCGGATCCACCACCTGGAGCAAAGAGTCCAGCCCCAGGAGGGCCAACTGCCGGAGTCCCAGACTCTTCCATGCCA AGTCCTAGTGGCCACAGCTTCCTAACCAAGGAGGAGTTGCTGCAGAAGTGTGCACAGAAGGCTCCCAAG GTGGCCCTTGGGAGTGCTCGACCGTGGCCAGCCCTCCGCTCCCTCCTGCAGAGGAACCTGGTCCTCAGGACACACAGACCAGCCAG GTACTCATTGACCCCGGAGGGTCTGGAGTTGGCCCAGAAGCTGGCCGAGTCAGAGGGCCTGAGTTCACTGACTGTGGGCATTGGGCCAGAGCAGCCCCCCGGGGAGGAGCCGGAAGTGCCAGGAGCAGCCTCGGCTGAGCT AGGCTCCAGCAAAGGGAGTATTCAGCAGCCTCCACTGGAGCTGGGGCCTGGAGAGTACAGGGTGCTGTTGTGTGTGGACATTGGCGAGACCAAGGG GGCAGGACATAGGTCAGAGCTGCTCCACCAGCTGCAGCGGCTGCACGTGACCCACATGGTGCGTAAGCTGCATGTTGGGGACTTTGTGTGGGTGGCACAGGAAACCCGGCCTAGAAATCCAG CGAGGCCTGGGGAGCTAGTCCTGGACCACATTGTGGAGCGCAAGCGACTGGATGACCTGTGCAGCAGCATCATTGATGGCCGCTTCCGGGAGCAGAAG TTCCGGCTGAAGCGCTGTGGCCTAGGGCACCGAGTGTACCTGGTGGAGGAATATGGCTCAGTGCACAAGCTCAGCCTTCCCGAGAGCACGCTGCTACAGGCTGTCACCAATACTCAG GTCATCGATGGATTCTTTGTGAAGCGCACAGCAGACATTAAGGAGTCAGCTGCCTATCTGGCCCTCCTGACACGGGGCCTTCAGAGATTCTATCAG GGCCGTGCCCTCCGCAGTCGCCCCTGGGGAACCCCAGAGGATGCTGAATCAGGGGCCAGGCCCTCCCCAGATCCTGTCTGTTCACTCCTCACCTTCAATGACTTCAACGCAGGAGCCATCAAGAACAAG GCCCAGTCAGTGCAGGACGTGTTTGCCAGGCAGCTGATGCAGGTGCGTGGAGTGAGTGGGgagaaagcagcagccctggTGGATCGGTTCAGCACCCCTGCCAG CCTACTGGCCGCCTATGATTCCTGTGCCACCCCCAAGGAACAGGAGATGATGCTGAGCACCATCAAGTGTGGGCAGCTACAGAG GAATCTGGGGCCTGCTTTGAGCAGGACCTTGTCCCAGCTCTACTGCAGCCCCGGCCCCCTGACCTGA
- the CFL1 gene encoding cofilin-1 isoform X1 codes for MASGVAVSDGVIKVFNDMKVRKSSTPEEVKKRKKAVLFCLSEDKKNIILEEGKEILVGDVGQTVDDPYTTFVKMLPDKDCRYALYDATYETKESKKEDLVFIFWAPECAPLKSKMIYASSKDAIKKKLTGIKHELQANCYEEVKDRCTLAEKLGGSAVISLEGKPL; via the exons ATG GCGTCTGGTGTAGCTGTCTCTGATGGTGTCATCAAAGTGTTCAATGACATGAAGGTGCGTAAGTCATCGACACCAGAGGAGGTGAAGAAGCGCAAGAAGGCAGTGCTTTTCTGCCTGAGTGAGGACAAGAAGAACATCATCCTGGAGGAGGGCAAGGAGATCCTGGTAGGTGATGTGGGCCAGACTGTAGACGACCCCTATACCACCTTTGTCAAGATGCTGCCAGACAAGGACTGCCGCTATGCCCTCTATGACGCAACCTATGAGACCAAGGAGAGCAAGAAGGAGGACCTGGTGTTTATCTTCTG ggCCCCTGAGTGTGCACCCCTTAAGAGCAAAATGATCTATGCCAGCTCCAAGGACGCCATCAAGAAGAAGCTGACGG GGATCAAGCATGAATTACAAGCAAACTGCTATGAGGAGGTCAAGGACCGCTGCACTCTAGCAGAGAAGCTGGGGGGCAGTGCCGTCATCTCCCTGGAGGGCAAGCCTTTGTGA
- the CFL1 gene encoding cofilin-1 isoform X2, whose amino-acid sequence MKVRKSSTPEEVKKRKKAVLFCLSEDKKNIILEEGKEILVGDVGQTVDDPYTTFVKMLPDKDCRYALYDATYETKESKKEDLVFIFWAPECAPLKSKMIYASSKDAIKKKLTGIKHELQANCYEEVKDRCTLAEKLGGSAVISLEGKPL is encoded by the exons ATGAAGGTGCGTAAGTCATCGACACCAGAGGAGGTGAAGAAGCGCAAGAAGGCAGTGCTTTTCTGCCTGAGTGAGGACAAGAAGAACATCATCCTGGAGGAGGGCAAGGAGATCCTGGTAGGTGATGTGGGCCAGACTGTAGACGACCCCTATACCACCTTTGTCAAGATGCTGCCAGACAAGGACTGCCGCTATGCCCTCTATGACGCAACCTATGAGACCAAGGAGAGCAAGAAGGAGGACCTGGTGTTTATCTTCTG ggCCCCTGAGTGTGCACCCCTTAAGAGCAAAATGATCTATGCCAGCTCCAAGGACGCCATCAAGAAGAAGCTGACGG GGATCAAGCATGAATTACAAGCAAACTGCTATGAGGAGGTCAAGGACCGCTGCACTCTAGCAGAGAAGCTGGGGGGCAGTGCCGTCATCTCCCTGGAGGGCAAGCCTTTGTGA